The following proteins come from a genomic window of Paenibacillus spongiae:
- a CDS encoding S-layer homology domain-containing protein, whose amino-acid sequence MNPNQPITRAEVASLINKSFGYTETSSELSYKDIKQGQWFYNDISIAAKAGYMKGFDDKTFRPNATITRQEVAALVARLLELEPSEPDPAYADAADAPQWSKGLIGAVMKNGLMIGKDKQSFGLHAQTSRAEAVVILDRALAFKDRANATIVYDKPGEYGTDEMTAVNGSVRITKPGTKLRNMTITGDLTVDKSVGEGDVTLEGVTVKGKTSLLGGGPNSIVLIDSTLGTVIIFKENGVIRVVTQGSTTVQKFELRSGANLESAGTNPIGSVILSSLIPKGAEVRLSGAFQQIDALSNGISILLQSGSVRTFNFLPEAGRNAFKLEKGTQVDELTLGAGTDVTGEGGIASAIITAEGSNLQQNPDKLTLDNGISATVAGKKVTESSGGLPVGGIPSGGGGGGGGGGFPPNPGGVVVNLKGTVEWKGEQDEKAMLDLYNVEIKKYFTVTIKEGKFSIFLPDGIYEIYYSGSKQSMKLEDTITIKNGKPDPNNDFRITIPAANVKGTLVQQASTDGDRAERLFFYSADEGSVYSTTAVVSDGKFSLYMPVGEYKMNAYVTQDGTYILYDSPAFSVDDEKKQIEISIHLTTPGRGTIKYESSEPVSEVVILLQQGDKHYKIFSTEGTFKFHLPDGEYVVTGIRELRTQRYYNLFSTFNVINGQPEHPLELIVHADNVEGELKFPDGSKVNDGLVAVTNSVTSQTYWLQVMNNKFRAYLPDGMYTANIDSLIGFAVRNHNKNFTIKDGKLENGPIVIEIDALVTGSLYTASGEKSGEGVVEITRRTNDTDNSIAHLISVHEGEFGIRLPDGDYEITSYKDGQTEVEYPLTFKFTVDAAGNQPELMELELPDLNVNGTVTKDDELLPDGEVIFREEKTGKEYWTKVKNGTFQTYLTDGNYSAVSYSSSSREFVLPLLGSFSVKNGVTEPQFIELIVPAHNVTGTLVYEDNTPIHAVNLEIVNLLEGRTYFVPVNDGSFSMYLPNGNYSVMGYRDLTTDEATLLYASFVVENGSLKGELNLVAHRPNVTITAIYSDGLAVSGTLNITKVDSSENYVVSGNGTYSLYLPDGEYRLSGIYMPSVSGIFPTWNVIKVEGGVPTKDSLLDFVVPEPTVASVVWGNGGEPAAGEMSIIVYKDGSDHGFGLPVQNGVVKLLLEPGSYKIIGYHLKDQGFTLGLNVPFQIYENATEPLVITLPAQQQQP is encoded by the coding sequence ATGAATCCGAATCAGCCGATTACGAGAGCTGAGGTCGCTTCGCTCATTAACAAATCATTCGGGTATACCGAGACCAGCAGTGAACTCAGTTATAAGGATATCAAACAGGGACAATGGTTCTATAACGATATTTCGATCGCCGCGAAAGCCGGGTATATGAAAGGCTTCGACGACAAAACCTTCCGGCCGAACGCAACGATTACTCGTCAAGAGGTTGCGGCTCTGGTTGCGCGGCTCCTGGAGCTGGAACCGAGCGAACCGGATCCGGCCTATGCAGATGCAGCAGATGCTCCGCAATGGAGCAAAGGGTTGATCGGCGCCGTTATGAAGAATGGCCTCATGATCGGCAAGGACAAGCAGTCCTTCGGGCTGCACGCCCAGACATCGAGAGCGGAAGCGGTTGTCATCCTCGATCGTGCGCTAGCCTTCAAAGATCGTGCCAACGCAACGATCGTGTACGATAAGCCGGGCGAGTACGGAACCGATGAAATGACTGCCGTAAACGGCTCGGTTCGCATTACGAAGCCGGGAACGAAGCTGCGGAACATGACGATTACAGGCGATCTGACCGTAGATAAATCAGTAGGCGAAGGCGATGTGACCTTGGAAGGCGTCACGGTAAAGGGGAAGACGAGCCTGCTCGGCGGCGGTCCGAACAGTATCGTTCTTATCGACTCGACGCTGGGTACGGTCATTATCTTCAAGGAGAACGGAGTGATCCGTGTCGTCACTCAAGGCTCTACCACCGTTCAGAAGTTCGAGCTTCGATCGGGGGCGAATTTGGAAAGCGCAGGTACGAATCCGATCGGAAGCGTCATCTTGAGCAGCCTTATTCCTAAAGGCGCGGAAGTCCGTTTAAGCGGAGCATTCCAGCAAATTGACGCACTGTCGAATGGAATCTCGATTCTGCTGCAATCCGGCTCCGTTCGCACATTCAACTTCCTGCCGGAGGCAGGCCGCAATGCATTCAAGCTTGAGAAGGGCACGCAGGTGGACGAGCTGACGCTCGGAGCTGGTACGGACGTTACGGGTGAAGGCGGCATCGCATCGGCAATCATCACAGCGGAAGGCTCGAACCTCCAGCAAAATCCGGACAAGCTTACACTCGACAACGGCATCTCCGCGACCGTTGCGGGCAAGAAAGTAACGGAGAGCTCCGGCGGTCTTCCGGTTGGAGGCATTCCTTCTGGCGGAGGAGGCGGTGGTGGTGGAGGCGGATTCCCGCCGAATCCAGGCGGTGTCGTCGTCAACTTGAAAGGGACGGTCGAATGGAAGGGTGAACAAGATGAGAAGGCGATGCTGGATCTCTATAATGTAGAAATTAAAAAGTACTTTACTGTTACTATTAAAGAAGGGAAATTCAGTATTTTCCTTCCGGATGGAATATATGAAATTTATTATTCTGGAAGTAAGCAGTCTATGAAGCTAGAGGATACCATCACGATAAAGAATGGTAAGCCGGACCCGAACAATGATTTTAGAATTACTATCCCGGCAGCCAATGTTAAAGGAACGTTGGTCCAACAGGCTTCTACAGATGGGGATCGTGCAGAGCGATTGTTTTTTTATAGTGCAGACGAGGGTAGCGTCTACAGTACTACTGCCGTAGTGAGCGATGGTAAGTTTAGTTTATACATGCCGGTTGGCGAGTACAAAATGAATGCTTATGTTACGCAGGATGGGACATACATCTTGTATGACTCACCTGCTTTCAGTGTGGATGATGAGAAGAAGCAGATAGAGATATCTATCCATCTAACGACTCCTGGAAGAGGAACCATCAAATATGAGTCTAGTGAACCTGTCTCAGAAGTCGTTATTCTTCTCCAACAAGGAGACAAGCATTACAAAATCTTTTCAACAGAAGGTACATTCAAGTTCCATTTACCTGATGGCGAATATGTCGTTACGGGAATAAGGGAGCTACGAACGCAGCGATATTATAATTTGTTCTCAACATTCAATGTTATAAACGGTCAACCCGAACATCCGCTTGAACTAATTGTTCATGCGGATAATGTGGAGGGTGAGTTAAAATTTCCAGATGGATCAAAAGTAAATGATGGTCTGGTTGCAGTGACTAATTCCGTGACATCACAAACTTATTGGCTGCAAGTCATGAACAATAAGTTTCGAGCTTATCTACCGGATGGCATGTATACCGCAAACATAGATTCGCTTATAGGATTCGCCGTCAGAAATCATAACAAAAATTTCACCATTAAAGACGGAAAACTGGAGAATGGCCCAATTGTTATTGAAATTGATGCTTTGGTGACTGGAAGCTTATATACCGCAAGCGGTGAAAAATCGGGAGAAGGTGTAGTGGAAATCACCCGTCGTACAAACGATACTGATAATAGCATCGCCCATCTCATAAGTGTACATGAAGGAGAGTTTGGAATCCGACTGCCCGATGGAGACTATGAAATAACGTCTTACAAGGATGGGCAAACCGAGGTGGAGTATCCGTTGACATTCAAATTTACGGTAGATGCCGCAGGTAATCAGCCGGAACTCATGGAACTGGAGCTGCCGGATCTGAATGTAAATGGAACTGTCACTAAGGACGACGAATTACTCCCTGATGGAGAGGTTATATTCCGGGAGGAAAAGACAGGAAAAGAATACTGGACTAAGGTAAAGAACGGCACATTTCAGACGTACTTAACAGACGGTAACTACTCGGCGGTTTCATATTCGTCTTCTTCTCGTGAGTTTGTTTTGCCTCTTCTAGGTTCTTTTAGTGTGAAGAACGGTGTAACTGAGCCGCAATTCATTGAATTGATAGTACCGGCACACAATGTAACAGGTACTTTGGTGTATGAAGACAATACACCAATCCATGCGGTCAATCTTGAGATTGTAAATTTACTGGAAGGACGGACATATTTTGTCCCGGTGAATGATGGCAGCTTCTCCATGTATTTGCCGAACGGTAATTACTCGGTTATGGGATATCGGGACTTGACGACCGATGAGGCGACACTATTGTATGCATCATTCGTTGTCGAAAACGGATCTCTGAAGGGTGAGTTAAATCTTGTTGCCCATAGGCCGAATGTGACAATCACTGCAATTTATAGTGATGGACTGGCTGTTTCTGGTACATTGAATATAACTAAGGTCGATTCTTCGGAAAATTACGTTGTCTCAGGCAACGGTACGTACAGCTTATATTTACCAGACGGCGAGTATCGGTTATCAGGGATTTATATGCCTTCTGTGAGCGGTATTTTCCCCACTTGGAATGTGATTAAGGTAGAGGGAGGAGTACCGACCAAAGATTCCCTCCTTGATTTCGTTGTTCCGGAACCCACAGTGGCAAGCGTGGTTTGGGGGAACGGAGGCGAGCCGGCTGCGGGGGAAATGTCAATTATCGTTTATAAAGATGGTTCCGATCACGGTTTTGGATTACCAGTACAAAATGGAGTGGTTAAGCTATTATTGGAGCCGGGCAGTTATAAAATCATTGGTTATCATCTCAAAGATCAAGGTTTTACATTGGGATTGAATGTTCCCTTCCAAATCTATGAGAACGCAACCGAGCCGCTCGTTATAACGCTTCCTGCACAACAACAGCAGCCATAA
- a CDS encoding molybdopterin-dependent oxidoreductase, with product MREWLKSLRRGYGKKLVQLHAWNGWIVVLLAITGLVLFGGFWRGVLGEGRVWVRWLHIVVGLASLLPVMYYLLLAGKHWKQLKGRPWQRANVLIVLALLLGWLLSGVLLWQFRAVGPYWSNAALYAHDLLTWIGLPYIIYHSLARTKWLKEPHRRTIKSGKPEPEVGIHPAAGPQAVYTRRAFIKVSVGAGLALTLGPSFLQWLGSSLGSGASLEKLIEEDANRLMPAPVPLPGSSPPLGGGSQGSFRVYTVTPIPAFTNTNWSFVVDGLVERSIEWDWEQFVQLKRTVQVSDFHCVTGWSVYSNTWEGIPLKELLKQAGVKPQATTVKLYSGDGVYTDSLTLEQADMDDVMVAVLHDGKPIPSDLGGPVRLVVPKMYAYKSVKWLNRIELIDRDHTGYWEERGYAKDAWV from the coding sequence ATGCGGGAATGGCTGAAGTCGCTTCGCAGAGGATATGGGAAAAAACTCGTACAGCTTCATGCTTGGAACGGCTGGATCGTCGTGCTGCTGGCGATAACCGGCCTCGTCCTGTTCGGCGGCTTCTGGCGCGGGGTTCTTGGAGAAGGACGCGTGTGGGTACGCTGGCTGCATATCGTTGTGGGCCTGGCTTCCTTGCTTCCGGTAATGTACTATCTCCTGCTGGCGGGCAAGCATTGGAAGCAGCTGAAGGGTAGGCCATGGCAGCGGGCGAATGTGCTTATCGTGCTTGCGCTCCTTCTGGGGTGGCTGCTCTCGGGCGTTCTGCTCTGGCAGTTCCGGGCGGTTGGCCCGTATTGGTCGAATGCCGCGCTGTACGCGCATGATCTGCTCACCTGGATCGGACTGCCTTACATCATCTATCACTCCCTGGCACGGACCAAATGGTTGAAGGAGCCTCATAGGCGTACCATTAAGAGCGGCAAACCGGAGCCTGAAGTCGGCATACACCCCGCTGCCGGGCCGCAAGCGGTCTACACGCGCAGAGCCTTCATCAAGGTGTCGGTGGGAGCGGGACTGGCGCTTACGCTCGGACCATCCTTCCTGCAATGGCTGGGCAGCAGCCTCGGCTCCGGTGCCAGCCTGGAGAAGCTGATCGAGGAAGACGCCAACCGGCTCATGCCCGCCCCGGTACCGCTTCCCGGATCATCGCCGCCGCTCGGCGGAGGAAGCCAGGGATCGTTCCGCGTGTATACGGTAACGCCTATTCCAGCCTTCACCAATACCAATTGGTCCTTCGTTGTGGACGGACTGGTCGAGCGCAGTATAGAGTGGGATTGGGAGCAGTTCGTCCAGCTGAAGCGCACCGTCCAGGTCAGCGATTTTCACTGCGTGACGGGGTGGTCGGTCTACTCGAATACGTGGGAGGGAATCCCGCTGAAGGAGCTGCTTAAGCAGGCAGGCGTCAAACCTCAGGCGACGACAGTCAAACTATATTCCGGAGACGGGGTATACACCGATAGCCTGACGCTTGAACAGGCGGATATGGACGACGTCATGGTGGCGGTCCTGCACGACGGCAAGCCGATTCCGAGCGACCTCGGTGGACCGGTGCGGCTTGTCGTGCCGAAGATGTACGCTTATAAATCGGTCAAATGGCTAAATCGAATCGAGCTTATCGACCGCGACCATACCGGGTACTGGGAAGAGCGCGGATACGCCAAGGACGCATGGGTGTAG
- a CDS encoding helix-turn-helix transcriptional regulator produces MKLDRLLAITMLLLGRRRVSAKELADRFEVSLRTVYRDLETINQAGIPIVSYTGATGGYEIMDQYRLDRQFLSLEELQSIVIALRGIRSSMDEKEIGGLLDKVGALVAKSEQGAAASMSQQLLIDINPWHEGEADKEKLNVLKTAIRSARLIRFDYTNGNGEDSQRVCEPMSVVLKGYVWYLYGYCRLRQDFRIFRLSRIGKLAELPETFERREGNLEQLNYRSIRPQDAPTLHLVLRFQPRHKARVKDYFPNCEIETEEEGTLLVTVVQPDEPWVRAMLMSYGTDVTVLEPVSLAQELVREAKKIIRKYESTLA; encoded by the coding sequence GTGAAGCTGGATCGATTGCTGGCCATTACCATGCTGCTCCTCGGACGCCGCAGAGTCAGCGCCAAGGAGCTGGCGGACCGCTTCGAGGTATCGCTGCGCACTGTATACCGGGATTTGGAGACGATTAATCAGGCCGGCATTCCGATCGTTTCGTATACGGGGGCGACCGGCGGATACGAAATTATGGATCAATACCGGCTGGACCGCCAGTTCCTGTCGCTGGAGGAGCTCCAGTCGATCGTCATTGCCCTAAGAGGGATCAGGTCCTCCATGGACGAGAAGGAAATCGGCGGCTTGCTCGACAAGGTCGGGGCGCTGGTCGCCAAATCGGAGCAGGGCGCAGCCGCCAGCATGAGCCAGCAGCTGTTAATCGATATTAATCCTTGGCACGAGGGAGAGGCGGATAAAGAGAAGCTTAACGTGCTGAAGACAGCTATCCGTTCGGCGCGCCTTATCCGGTTCGACTATACGAACGGGAACGGAGAAGATTCCCAGCGCGTATGCGAGCCCATGAGCGTCGTGCTCAAGGGCTATGTCTGGTATTTGTACGGATACTGCCGGTTACGCCAAGATTTCCGCATCTTCCGCTTGTCGCGCATCGGGAAGCTGGCGGAGCTGCCCGAGACGTTCGAGCGCCGCGAAGGCAATTTGGAACAGCTCAATTACCGTTCCATTCGTCCGCAGGATGCGCCGACGCTCCATCTTGTGCTGCGGTTCCAGCCTCGGCACAAAGCGCGGGTCAAGGACTATTTTCCAAACTGCGAGATCGAGACGGAGGAAGAAGGGACGCTGCTCGTCACCGTCGTTCAGCCGGATGAACCGTGGGTGCGCGCCATGCTGATGAGCTATGGCACCGATGTAACGGTGTTGGAGCCGGTATCGTTGGCACAGGAGCTTGTCCGGGAAGCGAAGAAAATTATCCGCAAGTATGAAAGCACGCTGGCATAG
- a CDS encoding ABC transporter permease gives MIRMFRSEWLKLRKSVIWLLAVVSPLLAGLVGFLSSLEDAEVIGGSPWLYALSMMAALHAMLFLPLLTGVFAALVCRYEHAGGGWKQLFSLPVSRSQVYLVKYVFIMLLLAITQLLFLAALIGIGLALGFPGPIPWKEIIISCAGGWIACLPLAALQLAVSTAWSSFAAPLAVNVVFTLPNMLVANSTEYGPYYPWVQPMLAMIPSDEMSFGAFNISPVTLFVVIGGSFLLFLVSGWTYFAKKAV, from the coding sequence ATGATTCGGATGTTTCGTTCGGAATGGCTGAAGCTGCGCAAGTCGGTGATCTGGCTGCTTGCCGTGGTCAGTCCTCTCCTCGCGGGGCTCGTCGGCTTTCTTAGCAGCTTGGAAGATGCGGAGGTGATTGGCGGCTCTCCTTGGCTGTACGCGCTATCGATGATGGCGGCACTGCATGCCATGCTGTTCCTGCCGCTGCTGACCGGCGTATTCGCCGCCCTCGTATGCAGGTACGAGCATGCCGGCGGCGGGTGGAAGCAGCTGTTTTCGCTGCCTGTGTCGCGAAGCCAGGTTTATTTGGTGAAATATGTGTTTATTATGCTGCTTCTTGCGATTACGCAGCTGTTATTCTTGGCAGCGCTCATTGGAATCGGTCTGGCGCTCGGCTTCCCTGGCCCTATCCCATGGAAGGAAATTATCATCTCCTGCGCCGGCGGCTGGATTGCCTGTCTGCCGTTAGCGGCTCTGCAGCTCGCCGTATCTACGGCATGGTCTAGCTTCGCAGCCCCGCTTGCCGTCAATGTGGTCTTCACGCTGCCGAACATGCTGGTGGCCAACTCGACTGAATATGGCCCGTATTACCCTTGGGTGCAGCCGATGCTTGCCATGATTCCGAGCGATGAGATGAGCTTCGGCGCGTTCAATATCTCTCCGGTTACGTTGTTTGTCGTCATTGGAGGAAGCTTCCTGCTGTTTCTGGTATCGGGCTGGACGTATTTCGCGAAGAAGGCGGTCTAA
- a CDS encoding ABC transporter permease gives MMRVMSAELLKIRKKMVWFLVVLGPLGVIGLQAVNFGLRYDYLTKQYADDLWGGLIGNVAMLMVPTLFMGLAILASMTAGIEHQTNAWKQTLALPISRAQVFAGKFLLSVLLLFCSSTLLVAGTIGLGAALGFDPGTVPYAKLLELIYYPYLAIMPFIALQVWMSVMMHNQAIPLTVGIVGTVFSMFSTRFEDWMPYKWPYLINAADNPLYSVAAGVATGIVVLAAGTLNFVRKDVK, from the coding sequence ATGATGCGCGTGATGTCCGCCGAGCTGCTCAAAATCCGCAAAAAGATGGTCTGGTTTCTGGTTGTTCTCGGACCGCTAGGGGTCATCGGCCTTCAAGCAGTGAACTTCGGCCTGCGGTACGATTACTTAACCAAGCAGTACGCCGACGACCTGTGGGGCGGTTTAATCGGCAACGTCGCCATGCTCATGGTGCCGACCTTGTTCATGGGGCTTGCGATCCTTGCATCCATGACGGCCGGAATCGAGCATCAGACGAATGCATGGAAGCAGACGCTGGCGCTGCCGATTTCAAGGGCTCAGGTATTCGCAGGGAAGTTTCTGCTCAGCGTTCTGCTGCTGTTCTGCTCCAGCACTCTGCTGGTCGCAGGAACAATCGGGCTGGGAGCCGCGCTGGGCTTCGATCCCGGCACTGTTCCTTATGCCAAGCTGCTCGAGCTGATCTATTACCCTTACCTGGCCATTATGCCGTTCATTGCTCTGCAGGTATGGATGTCGGTCATGATGCACAATCAGGCGATCCCTTTGACTGTCGGCATCGTGGGAACCGTATTCTCCATGTTTTCCACCCGGTTCGAGGATTGGATGCCCTACAAATGGCCTTATTTGATCAATGCGGCGGATAATCCGCTCTACTCCGTTGCGGCCGGCGTCGCAACCGGTATCGTGGTTCTCGCTGCCGGTACATTGAACTTTGTCCGAAAGGATGTGAAATAG